The Tripterygium wilfordii isolate XIE 37 chromosome 5, ASM1340144v1, whole genome shotgun sequence genome window below encodes:
- the LOC119998945 gene encoding protein LURP-one-related 15-like — protein sequence MAQPIPAQLPAKTNNPVLENPVVVIGQQFIATYPVDLVIKSKWSPTEGNFGVTDVNGAVIFSIKGKFFSIHDRRILLDATGHPLVSLKQKVLSAHRRWQVFRGGDEGHDKDLVFSVRKSSFMQFKTELSVFLANNTKEEVPDFKVKGSWLETSCTIYLGDSNTIVAQMHRKETAASVFLDKDCFGVTVYPNMDYAFIVALVVILQEINADRNGED from the exons ATGGCTCAACCAATCCCCGCTCAACTCCCGGCCAAGACGAACAACCCTGTGCTGGAGAACCCTGTTGTGGTTATCGGGCAGCAGTTCATAGCAACCTACCCTGTCGATCTCGTCATCAAGAGTAAATGGTCGCCCACTGAAGGTAATTTCGGCGTCACTGACGTTAATGGCGCCGTCATTTTCTCCATAAAAGGTAAATTTTTCAGCATCCACGATCGCCGTATCTTGCTTGACGCCACCGGTCACCCCCTCGTTTCTCTCAAACAGAAG GTATTAAGTGCCCATAGGAGATGGCAAGTATTCAGAGGAGGAGATGAGGGACACGATAAAGATTTGGTATTCAGTGTCAGGAAATCATCGTTTATGCAGTTCAAGACTGAATTGAGCGTGTTCTTGGCCAACAATACGAAAGAGGAAGTTCCTGATTTCAAGGTCAAGGGCAGCTGGCTCGAGACTTCCTGCACTATATACCTTGGAGATTCCAACACCATTGTTGCACAG atGCATAGGAAAGAGACTGCGGCTAGCGTTTTCTTGGACAAAGACTGCTTCGGTGTGACGGTGTATCCCAATATGGACTACGCCTTCATTGTGGCGCTTGTGGTGATCCTTCAAGAGATCAATGCGGATCGCAACGGTGAAGATTAG